DNA from Numida meleagris isolate 19003 breed g44 Domestic line chromosome 9, NumMel1.0, whole genome shotgun sequence:
GGGGACTTTAATAGTGCATCTGCTTTTGTTGGCATACCGGTATGAATGAATCCTGCTGTGGGTTCTCCGGTGTATTGGGGGTGCCTATGGGTACACTCAATAGTGATAGGATTTAGACAAAGATTAGAATCTCGAGAGCCTTAGCAAATTGTGACCTACTTGGAGGAAATGGTCTAATTCTTGAAATGCTCTTTAtaatttctatttgtttattctgaaaagcaataaaaatactttgagcgtgcatgttttcaaaacaaCTACATCCTGTGTGTACGTGGGTGTGTGCGTTTGAGATTCATGGGACAAGAATGTGTTGCCGGGCAGCCTCGGTCTTCTCGGCAGCGCCGTGTTTGTTCTGACAGCAGAGGGCGCTCGTGCACTCAGGCCGTGAACGAACCTATGTGCATCTGCATATGTATTGGGATACTGAGATATAAAAAAACGTGTGAACAACTATGTGCAGCTGTGTTATATACATCAGCAGGTAAAATGTTGACAGGAGATACAGGAGTGGCTCTTACTCTGAAGCGGCAATTAGAaatgccacacacacacaaaaaaaaaaacaaaaaaaaaaccaaccaaccaaacaaaagcCACCAAGAGAGAGGGGTGAGGAGAGAGCATCAGAGCTGTTCAGGAGTCTGTGTGGTTACCTGAGGTTTCCACAGAATGTTTTCCAAgcacaaaatattccttttagGGATAGGGGAACATTATGTGAAGTGGAACtatggttttgtgttttgttatcTGAACTCAGACCTCACCAGAATTTGCAGAGCCACATGCTCACTTATTCAGAGACAGTATCTTAAGTTACTGTAGTTATTGTCCAAATAGATTTGCTAATCTTTTGGTACCTACTGTTCATTAAGTTTCTCTGACTTGGTTCTTTCTAAGACAATATTTCCTATGGTACAagtgttttggggtttttttccttgttaaaaaaagaaaaacctgtttAAAGACATATTTAACATTCCAGAGAGCTGGATAACCTATCTTAATCCCAGGATAAATGGGCCTACACTCATGCGAGATAACACTCTGTTGTAAGTTTTCTAACATTTTTGAGGTTATGGCCTTCTAATAACTCCTCTATAATGATACttggtttattttcaaagaaaaaccgTCAGCTAGCAGTTCACTTTAGAGATGTCATCCTTGTTCATTGTATCTACCAAGTGTAGAACTTCCAAACACAAAACAGGATTTGTAATCAGTCCCTGATGAGATTCTAGTTTCAAACTGTTACGTGTTACACAGAATTAAGTCTACTTTTTAATGTTCAGATGTTAAATGTGACATGTCTGTGTGTTCGGTCAGAGAGAACAGCCCTGGTGAACACTACTgtattcagctttttttttcctcctgcaaacATACAGTGCCTCTGAGATTTTTAACGTTATGAAATATTATGTACACTTCCAGTATTTCCACTTAATTGATTTCTGGGTGTCTTCAAAACATTGCCTTGTATCCGTTGCAGTACTGCTCCCAAACAGGTTGGTACATGATGACACATGGGTGCTGCATAGGTTCATGGTAACAGGTTATTAATGAAACAAGGGTGTTCTGGATACATAGTGAAATGATACAGTTGTACATAATCTAGAATTAGAACCACTCATCTGAAGCCTGTGTACTCACCTGTCACTTAGATACTCGCAGATATGCTGTTGAtttaacaaacagaaggaaaacaaaaacaacaagaaaacccCCTACCCCTTGCatataacattattttcaatGTCTCTGCCGGCAATAAAAGTGCAGAGTCAACTTGGAGGATTCCATTTGTGTGAAGTCAAAGGAAGAGATCAGAAAAATACACCTGGGCGGCTAAACAATGATACACAGAACTGATGAATTTCTGCAAATCAGTTTCTGACAGTGTGTTCCTGCAGTTATTTACAGCGTGAAGTATTACCACTGAAATAATAAGCACGGGGGCAGAAGACACTTTACTGAATGCACTGTAAATTCTGAGTAAGTATTTCTAGAATTTCACATAGATCAGCTCAGGTTACTttagaagtgaaagaaatagaTTTAGACTGAGTTAGTATTTAGTTTATTTCCATCTGATTACATGAGGTAAAACTTACAAAACAGTCTTCCACGTTCAGAGTCTTCACAGGAAAACAAGCACTTTGGTCCTATTAAACAAGTGACTTTGGAGAGACACGCAAGCAGAGAGCAACTGCTCGCTGTAGCACGTTTCTCAGTTAGAGGCAAACCCAGAAAGTCTTCAAAACTTATGTTTGTTATGATTTAAGAGGAATTCATACCAAGCTTATCGTAATACAACTGCTGAACATGAAACAGTGACGCACTGCTCTTCAATTAACACAATGTAATTGTGTTAATGATATTAGATGCCTGCTTCAATATTCAGGCATTTCAGACTAACACAAAAAAAGTGCAGATAAGGGTACTGTAGTAGGTAAGTGCATAAAATGGTTAAAGTACCGGAGCATCTCTCATATGAGAGGATGAGAGAGCTGAAGCTGTTTAGACTGGAAAAGGCTCAGGGAGATCTCATCAATGCATTTAATTATCTGAGGGGAAGGAATGAAGATATAGCCAGGCTCTTCCTACTAAAAGGAAAAGGGGCACAAACCGAACACAGGAAATTCTATCTGAACAtaaggaaacaatttttattttattttcttgtgtggGTATTTGAACACTGAAATGGGTTACCCAGAGAGCTCGGGCAGTCTCTGTCCTTGCAGATGCTCAGAACACAACTGGACATGGTGCTAAGTGTCTTGCTGCAGCtgaccctgcttgagcaggagaGGTGCCCTGGATGATCTCCAGTGATGCCTTCCAATCTTAActatgctgtgattctgtgaagtgaaaatacaaatatacaaATGATAAAGTCTCCATATgaatataaaatgtttaaaaattaaatactgacTTAACACAGTCACTTAAGTGACAGTCTTTCACCAGGCTTGAACAAAAGAACTTGACTGacttgtgaaattatttttaaagaaggattTATTCATTCTTCAtagctttccttctttcacagCCACTGTGGAATCCTTTAGTGCCATCAGGACCTTTAGGCAGCCGCAGCACCCCTACAGGTAGACCATCTGCAGTTTGTATTTTCCGAGCTAACATGGGGCTACTGACCGGACTCTTCTCTTGTGTTATAGTTtgagcttttcttctctgtaccCAGGGACTACCAGAAGGTGTAATACTGCTATCTGAAGAATAATCTGTAGATTTTCTTGGAATTTCAGGGCTAGTACTTGGGTTAAGTTTGCCGTCTTCAGCCAGTGGGGACTTTTTGGTCACTTTTCTTAGCGAGGATGGACTGTTCCAAGGACTTGATCTGGGCGATACGTTAGGACTCAGATGGTTGTTTGGGTGAATGACAGGACTCAACTTACTTGTAGTACTTGTCACAGTACTTTTGCGTCCTGACAGTGGTGATGTAGGATTACTCTCTGGCTCAGAAGAGCTATTTGCTGATGATTCATCACCAGTAAACTGAAGTGCCTCAACTCTCTTATTAAGGGATCTAACCTTCTTAACACTCTTGCTGGTATCTTCATCACGGTTCTTGTCTTTAGGAACCTTTTTCTTTGGAGGTTTCATGCCTATCAAGACAACTTTCATGCCagtctctttcttttcagcacaCATGAAGTCATGAGCCTGTACAGCAGCATCTACTTCTTCAAATTCTATAATTGCACATTCTTGTGTTCCCATTTGCGTATACCGACTGCTGAACCTCCTGATATCAGGTGGTAGATCCCTACCAGGCTTGAGAATACGAACTGATGAAATTACACCAAAAGTTACAAAGGCTTTGAGGAGGTACTCCATTACCCTTTCTTGTATACACCCgttttcttgtttgttaaaACCCTGCAGTTCAGAAATCATGTGGATATCATACACAAGTAACATCCTGGTAGGGAGGTTTTCACTTGGAAACACTGGAACTGGTGTATTTCTTCTAACCTTTCTGTTATCATCGTTGAGCTCAAGCATGTCTGAGTACTTCAGTGCATGGGCTGTGGTTCTCCAGTCACGAGTAAGGTGTTTTACCTTGAAGACAGACACAGGTTAAGCAGCACATCTGATCAAACCCACACAAACAACTTACTGCATATCCAAGGCAGATGCAGGCTCCAGTCTACAGACAAACCTGGATTTATGTTACACATAGCAGacttgagcaaaaaaaaaaaattgatttgcCACTGCAGCGGGCATGAACAAGCTCCTAGAAAGCTGATGTCCTATCAAAATAGGAACTGACACTAAACCTGATTGGAAATCATTACTTCAGTTTAGAGCCTGCTGAAGTGATTCCACATCTAGATCTAAACATGGCCAAAATGCATGTTGTttgatggttttgtttgtgcACTACTTTGTTTTATTGAACTTATTTTTCATCCCTCAAAAATCTttgttaaaaagagaaaaaaaaaacaagaaccaaCAAAGCTCACAAAAGTTCTGCCTTTCCAGAGGGAGTTTTTTGAGAGTTTAACTGTTACCACTGAAATCTGTTTGAAGTGGTCTGAAGAAGCTCAGATTGCCTTAACTTCTGTGATGaacagctctgcaaaatgtCAGATTTGCCAATCCGGgcaaagtatttaaaatgtaatttacaaACTattacatacacatacatagGAATTCCTaatgtgaaataaaagcaacCCAAGAACTATGAATAAAACCCACCTCAACTTAAAGTTACTTTAATTGCTTGATAACCTCTAATGCTTTTGTGTGGTTTTGGGATCTCCATACTTTTGCCAAGGCCCTTCACAGAGACAATAAAGTAACTTTACCAGGATAACTTAGTTACTCACGTGTAGGTGATCTAGAAATGAATCTTATCCATTGTTCCACTCAGGATGCCGTACTCTCcccagaaaaagaatttaaaagtgTAGTTCTGTAAATGCCTATGATTTCCCCAGACAGTCATTCAGAAATTAATGTTCTGGATGAGAACAAACCTCACCACTGCATCAAAACTGAGTCAAGCCCTCAGAGGGGCAAGTAAAGAGGAAGACTGTAAAACTGCCTATATAAGTTCTTTTCATCCCTCCTATTATTTTTTAgttaaacaaataattttaaattttaaaaagttaactTACTTTCTTAAAAGAAGTGAGGAGTTTAACACTGACGTAGCCCATCTTATTTCTTCTCACATGCTTTAGAAGGAAGGCATCTTTCTCAAGGTTCTCATCTGAGAAATAGTATTCAATCTGTGCTATTAACTTCTGGATCAGGTCATTTTCTGGTGGTTTCCAGTTCTGATCAGAGTCATCATCATTTTCCCCGccactgaaaaacagataatTTGATTAACAGGACTCCTTCTCATATTAAtggattaaaaagcaaaacaaaacaaaaaaaaaagcgagaATGAATACCCGTAATGTCAGTTCCAGCTCCTTTTACTCATAGGCACTGAATAGGTAGCGCCCTGTCCATCTGAGGCAGGAGGCTGCCTCAGATGATGCTTTCCAGTTAGCGTAAGGAATCAAATTCCTGAGCTCACGCCAAAAGCTGACCTCAGTGTGGAACAATGACACATGTTTACTAGTGTCTTGAAAACACTGCCAGCTCAAATCTTACaccaaaacaagaaatgcaGGTGCACAGGAGCTTAGTCACCATTGTAACAGCACTCCGTTTTTCAGCTTGAAGGCGTTAACGTTTCTGTGCTTCGTGAGTAGTATTGCGTAACAGGGAATCCATATTCCAAACTGATGGAACCATATTTTCTCAAGCATCTTCACTTTATGAATGTATTTGGTGTCAGGAGCCAGCATCCAGAGAGTAACGCAGACTGACAGGACTACTGAACTTTTTACAGGTCAATTCCACATTGACAGAGTAACTTCACTGGCAGTTTAGTGAAGATAGAAGCTCTCCATAGGTGTCAGATTAAGGACTGTGCTGTGGTAGCAGCTCACGTGCTATACCTCAGAAACAGCTGTACACTGTAGACACACAGGCAGGTTGCTAAGAGATCACACAAATTTCTTGTCTCCCCCTCCCATGCTGCTATATATGCATCTCTGCAAAGTAGAGCCCTGCCAAGAATCCTGTCCTGAAAAAAGATCTTGTAGCCATGGAACTGAGACCAACTTGTTGTCACATCCCATTACAGCCACGTGTTTGTTGCTGGAATACAAACGACCATTTAAGCTGTCATCCAGCACTGAGGCAAGTAGCTCACCCACACGCTGCAGCCACAGATGTTGTTATAAGAATTATAATGGCAGTCTtagagctgtttgtttttttttccaaagctatCAGCTGTCTAGTTTTGCCGTGGGATCATCACAAAAGTTCATATGAAAAGAAATCGGCTATGTTCCCCAGTCCTTAAAAATCACGTAATTGCTATTGTTCATATGGTCTCCCATATACCTCAGCAATAAAAAGGAGGAGCCACacattttctcaaaattttCTTAAAGTGACTTTTTTGCAGAGCTTGTGAGATCGCAGAACAAGAGGGAGAAGGCTTCATGCGAGGGTGCCCCATAGGCAACACTGCAGGCAGGTGGAGGCTACTGACTCACCTCACCAGGCGGCCATTTCTTGTGGGAACAAACTGGAGAGCGtggtcctgctgcaggctgacGTGCTGTGTGGCGCTGGGCTGCCCACGCCATCGGGTTGGCAGCAGAGCCCACGCTGCTCCGGTCAGCGGGTTCTGCACAGGGAACACACTGCACTCCCAGATGTGACCCGTTACTGCAGGCTTTTGGAAGCTAGCTATTTATTTATGGCTTTTCCCCTGGGCAACAGCTATACACGGGCAGTCTGTCACACAATCCTAGAAATCTCCTTGTCAGAATCTCTGTAGCCCCTTAATGAGGTTGGGCTTCAAGGAGTGAGAAGAGTGAGAGCAAAAGAACCCAAATTTCAGTCATTTGAAGATGCTGGAAGGGCAGGAAAACAGATGAAGTTACTATTAAGACAGTAAAAAAACTTTAGTGCCCTACAGTCGGTGCTGAtttgagaaggaaggaaaacaaggtaAAGTGATTGTTTTCCATTCTCTCACCCCACAACCTCTCATTTTCCATTCACTACCAATTACGACTAGTGCGTGCAGAAGAAATTTAGAGTATGTCAGCACTTTAACATATCCACACTTTGCTAAGAAAAGCTTACCTTACATTCAGGATGGAGCTTACAACTTTTACAGGTTTTATTAGTACAGACATTTGCAGGCATTTTGAAGCttcagatggaaagaaaatgcagcatcatgcttggaaaaaaaaatggactgcATCAGTTCTGTTCTAACTTACAGTGTTAATGCACTGAGTCAGGGTGACGCATCTCACTTCACCTCTCTAAAACATTAAGTATCGGTCACAGTTTGAACTGTACACCATTTCTCTATTTGGCAAACAGTTCAGCTTTCACAAAATCTTTAGGGCTCTTGCAGCAGCCTCATTAAGTATTGTACTGGAAGTTCCACTTCctgcaaatgcagaaatttaTAATTAGTCTACGTTACCTCCTAGTAATGACCAACTGGTACTACCTCTAGAGGGTATAACTCTGAAGGTTGATTAGATTATGAATCAATGTCAGCCAACACTGTGAAAAAAGTAGTTACATATCTGCATAGGTTTGGGGTTTAAAATACCAAAACTCAACAATATATTAATGTAAATGGAATCTATCATTTTGACAGGCTTTTGCTGAATCTAGAGAAGAACAATGGTATTGCAACAATAAGTACTACCTGGCAACATAATAAAAAGCATGAAGCTGAAGTTCCAAGAGCGTGCTCAGTCAAGGCAGAGGAAATGTGTTAACAGAACCAACTGGTAGCAATACGTATGATGTTAACTAGCAGGACCAGTAGCTGCAGCAATCATTAAATCTCAATTTCGATTGCAGAACTGATGTCATCATAAAAATCTTTCACCTCTGAAGGTCAGATTCTTCCTGTGTCTGCTTGTATTCAAAAGACATTTAAGTTGGgcaagaataatttttttgttatgcATAGAGGAGAAACCTGACTTTATAAAGTgtgtatatttttctgaattagcTGGCAGCTAAGAGGCTGAGGACCAAACACCCAGAATAGTCACAGGGCTCCCCTAGAACTGTAGTGTCTTGACCATGaagaacagttttcattttgtaagcAATAAAGAAtagaaattgagaaaaaaaatctaagttgTCTTGTAGCTTAGCTAGACTGAAACGGCTCATTCCCAGGGGCTTTAGACTAGCCCTGACAATTTTTGTAAATGCTTGGATAAATAACTTCCTATCCAATGCTTCATTCCCAAAAGTAAACCCTTAACTAAGGTTATACGCAAATGGCAGAAGCACGTGTGAATTCCACTCACCGACTTTTGGTGCAGAGCCTTTATAGTGCTGTCCGTGGCAATACTTCTGGCTTTCCCTGGGTCAGGGAGAGGCCATTTACAAAAAGGCCATCTCcaccaaaactgaacatatcAGCATTGtctgcaaacatttttgaagataGTGCCTACTGTAGAGGATTAAACAAGTGGCATTTAAGAGTTAGCTATGTGttacaaaacctgaaaaaataactgcaacTTTTCTTAGTGTACATTGGGGCTAAAAGCTCTTAGACATTACAGAACAAGCTTATGTTAAAATTTCATAGTGATGCTCTAATTTTTATGCTGGTATTGCACTGGCT
Protein-coding regions in this window:
- the LARP6 gene encoding la-related protein 6 isoform X1 — its product is MSVLIKPVKVVSSILNVSGGENDDDSDQNWKPPENDLIQKLIAQIEYYFSDENLEKDAFLLKHVRRNKMGYVSVKLLTSFKKVKHLTRDWRTTAHALKYSDMLELNDDNRKVRRNTPVPVFPSENLPTRMLLVYDIHMISELQGFNKQENGCIQERVMEYLLKAFVTFGVISSVRILKPGRDLPPDIRRFSSRYTQMGTQECAIIEFEEVDAAVQAHDFMCAEKKETGMKVVLIGMKPPKKKVPKDKNRDEDTSKSVKKVRSLNKRVEALQFTGDESSANSSSEPESNPTSPLSGRKSTVTSTTSKLSPVIHPNNHLSPNVSPRSSPWNSPSSLRKVTKKSPLAEDGKLNPSTSPEIPRKSTDYSSDSSITPSGSPWVQRRKAQTITQEKSPVSSPMLARKIQTADGLPVGVLRLPKGPDGTKGFHSGCERRKAMKNE
- the LARP6 gene encoding la-related protein 6 isoform X3, giving the protein MAQLQHGGPGAAEPGAGAAGPELAASGGPVQIRVAAEEEDEEEEGAPCPAARGGGSCSEEDSGRCGRSSGGENDDDSDQNWKPPENDLIQKLIAQIEYYFSDENLEKDAFLLKHVRRNKMGYVSVKLLTSFKKVKHLTRDWRTTAHALKYSDMLELNDDNRKVRRNTPVPVFPSENLPTRMLLVYDIHMISELQGFNKQENGCIQERVMEYLLKAFVTFGVISSVRILKPGRDLPPDIRRFSSRYTQMGTQECAIIEFEEVDAAVQAHDFMCAEKKETGMKVVLIGMKPPKKKVPKDKNRDEDTSKSVKKVRSLNKRVEALQFTGDESSANSSSEPESNPTSPLSGRKSTVTSTTSKLSPVIHPNNHLSPNVSPRSSPWNSPSSLRKVTKKSPLAEDGKLNPSTSPEIPRKSTDYSSDSSITPSGSPWVQRRKAQTITQEKSPVSSPMLARKIQTADGLPVGVLRLPKGPDGTKGFHSGCERRKAMKNE
- the LARP6 gene encoding la-related protein 6 isoform X2 gives rise to the protein MGYVSVKLLTSFKKVKHLTRDWRTTAHALKYSDMLELNDDNRKVRRNTPVPVFPSENLPTRMLLVYDIHMISELQGFNKQENGCIQERVMEYLLKAFVTFGVISSVRILKPGRDLPPDIRRFSSRYTQMGTQECAIIEFEEVDAAVQAHDFMCAEKKETGMKVVLIGMKPPKKKVPKDKNRDEDTSKSVKKVRSLNKRVEALQFTGDESSANSSSEPESNPTSPLSGRKSTVTSTTSKLSPVIHPNNHLSPNVSPRSSPWNSPSSLRKVTKKSPLAEDGKLNPSTSPEIPRKSTDYSSDSSITPSGSPWVQRRKAQTITQEKSPVSSPMLARKIQTADGLPVGVLRLPKGPDGTKGFHSGCERRKAMKNE